DNA sequence from the Salmo trutta chromosome 28, fSalTru1.1, whole genome shotgun sequence genome:
TTGAAGACCTGGCTGGAGTGTATGTTCATGAGAATTTATGATGATCCCACGTAATGGTCCTGGGAAGGGATTTAATGAACTTCTCTTCGATGACAATTCCATTTgcccatttagcagacgctctgaacCAAAGGGACCTAAAACTAGTAAAAGCTTTTGAGTGAGAAGTCACCTCCCCTGGTCCTAATACCTGAAGCTTACCAACCTAACCTCTTGTTCTGTCCTCCTGTGTCTCTTCCTGTCTACTCCAGAGGCCCTGAAGGCTGTGGTGGAGGCTGCCAAGGCTGGGGTGACCGTGGTCAGCCTCTGTGAGACGGGAGATGCTTTCATCATGGCAGAAACTGGAAAGGTCTTCAGGAAGGAGAAGGATCTGAAGAAAGGTATGGGCCTCATCTCATTGGTTAAGTCAATGAGTTGCATTGACATGAGTCATGAGTGAAGTAGCTGTTAGAGTTTTGTAGTTTTTAATTGCAGAAAAGTTGAGTTTGGGTGAATCATGTCTTTTCCTCGTTTACTCATAACCTCTCCTTGCATCTTCAAAACAGAGGGAAGCGAGGAGAGCGGACACAAGGAATCAAAACACTTAGTATTCTTTGTTGTGCAGAAAGTTACATAGTTTATTAATGTAAATAAAGGTCTACTTATTGCCTCCCTCAGGCATTGCGTTCCCAACCAGCGTATCAGTCAACAACTGCGTGTGTCACTTCTCTCCCCTGAAGAGTGACCCTGAGATCACACTGAAGGACGGGGACCTCATCAAAATGTAGGAACAACATATCTCTGTCTGCAACTTTTATGGCCGACTGGCTCATGGGCAACTGTTATTCTTTGAATCTTTACCTTCTCTGTATGGGACCTGCATGGCTGTCCCTGTTCAACTGTTGGGGGACTACCCTTCCCATGTCAGTGCATGggccagtctgatggtcttgagtcTCTGCCTATCCTTCATGTGCTGCTTGTTGTTTTTGCCTGTGCAGTGACCTGGGGGTGCACGTCGATGGCTTCATCTCAAACCTGGCTCACAGCTTTGTGGTGGGAGTGACCAAGGTAGTAGCACTTGGTTGTTTGCAGTGACCCCGTTGGGATCATTAGCAAGAGTGCATATGTTGATATGTTCTGTCATACAGAATGCCAGCATACAGATACATTAACGGATGTACAGCACATCAACCGTTACATGCATAGTGCAATGTCACGTAATGTTAGACACTAAGGATTCAGGTAGACAGCCATCTAGTACAGGAAAGTCCAACACGTGTGTAATGttgacttttttttttgtattttcctaTGTAATCATTTGTTATTTCACCTTCTCATCCTCTGTTTTGGCTCCATCAGGATGCTCCGTTGACAGGACGTAAGGCTGACGTTATTAAAGCAGCACACCTGTGTGCCGAGGCTGCCCTCAGACTGGTCAAGCCTGGAAACCAGGTGAAGTGATTAGCTAGCGCTTTACTGAGTGGGCAGTTGGGGACTAGCCTAGTACCAGATCTGGTTGTGCTCTTAAAACAAACTCCCATGGTgcagttggctatacagcacaaaccgAGCAGGGACCAGGCTTATAAGGGATGCAGTGACAAgtctgtaaaaaataaaaaaagcttgACTAACAAATATATTTAGTATTGTATTTCCATCAGTGGATTTATAGCAATTTAGgttgaatgtctctctctctcattcagaaCTCACAGGTCACAGAAGCCTGGAACAAGATTGCCAAGTCATTCAAATGCTCAGCCATAGAGGGTGAGTCCCTCCTTTTCATTTAATCTAGTTGGTGCCACATTGATACACGACAGTCAACCCCTTATGTCTTGTACTGGTAACTTGCCAAATCACATACCTTGACTTTTTGTCATATTACACACTCTCCTCAGGCATGCTGTCCCATCAGTTGAAGCAGCATGTTATTGACGGAGAGAAAACCATCATTCAGAACCCCACGGACCTGCAGAGGTGACATTTTTAATATTAGTCAGACATCTGGCTTGTTTTGGTATTACTTGTAAGATGCATATGTTGTTTCTCGTCTTTGTCGTATAATGGTAATTGCTCTTAGCGGACAAAGTTTTGTTGAATTATTCATGGCCTTGTCTCGCTCTCTGTTGGTGTTGTGTAGGAAGGACCACGAGAAGGCAGAGTTTGAGGTACACGAGGTGTATGCTGTGGATGTGCTCATCAGCACAGGAGAAGGCAAGGTGAGGGACAAACATTCACTCAACATTCCAGTTGCGTGAGGCTCACACCCCTTGCTGGGTTGTACTAGAATCTTTTAAGTTCACACATTCAGGAACAGCGAAACAGTGAGGGGACATCTTTTTTCTATGCATTGAATTACTCTATTTTGCATCTCCTGTCATCACTTTGTATGTGCTGTAAACCCCCTTCCGTTCATTGCTCCAACTTCCCATGTCTTCTACTCCAGGCGAAGGATGCAGGCCAGAGGACCACCATTTACAAGAGGGACCCAGACAAGCAGTACGGCCTGAAGATGAAGACATCCAGGAGTTTCTTCAGTGAGGTGGAGAGACGCTTCGATGCCATGCCTTTCACTCTCAGGTAGCACGTCTACCGCAGGGAGAGGACTTTTACCTAAAACTAATATACTTTTACCCAGAACACCTTCAATGACAGTTGTGA
Encoded proteins:
- the LOC115165513 gene encoding proliferation-associated protein 2G4, which translates into the protein MSGDDEPQEQTIADDLVVTKYKMGAEIANQALKAVVEAAKAGVTVVSLCETGDAFIMAETGKVFRKEKDLKKGIAFPTSVSVNNCVCHFSPLKSDPEITLKDGDLIKIDLGVHVDGFISNLAHSFVVGVTKDAPLTGRKADVIKAAHLCAEAALRLVKPGNQNSQVTEAWNKIAKSFKCSAIEGMLSHQLKQHVIDGEKTIIQNPTDLQRKDHEKAEFEVHEVYAVDVLISTGEGKAKDAGQRTTIYKRDPDKQYGLKMKTSRSFFSEVERRFDAMPFTLRAFEDEGKARLGVVECAKHELLQPFNVLHEKEGEFVAQFKFTVLLMANGPLRITTGLYEQELYQSEHQVEDADLKALLQSSASRKTQKKKKKKASKTVETETAPGQTAPEVKETDAAE